The Synergistaceae bacterium genome contains a region encoding:
- the folP gene encoding dihydropteroate synthase, which yields MQVYPLNISNYNDVKEICSRIKTDPRALAYLQPKSKIFHFYSKNIDFRAAAFLKQESLSRGADTIVTKHVIDCKANTSDVLIMGTASQIKNLLAKLNSMDCWGLKEFREKLFKAFTNINIQEFTIKLRNKNLILNQDTKLMAIINLTPDSFYEHSRINESNILNQAQKFLSEGAAILDLGAESTRPGANAVTQDQEISRLIPALKILRKEFPDIIISVDTYKANTAKIAVSEGADIINDISGFAFDNNMLKTLSELNTSYILSHTEGTPGNMRDYEGHENIIDDLINYFAGKINILKESGFTGDIILDPGLGFAKSSRDNLTIIKHIESLKIFGLPILVGHSRKRFTGGSLAGTLAVTSLLSGRVSLLRVHDVKENHEALLIAKDVNESNF from the coding sequence TTGCAAGTTTACCCGCTGAATATCTCAAATTATAATGACGTTAAAGAAATCTGCTCGCGAATCAAGACAGATCCGAGGGCACTCGCTTATTTACAGCCTAAGAGTAAAATTTTCCACTTTTACTCAAAAAATATAGACTTCAGGGCGGCGGCTTTCTTGAAACAAGAGTCTTTATCGCGCGGAGCTGATACAATCGTTACTAAACATGTTATTGACTGTAAAGCAAACACAAGCGACGTGCTTATAATGGGTACTGCCTCACAGATAAAAAATTTACTGGCAAAATTAAACTCTATGGACTGCTGGGGCTTGAAAGAATTTCGCGAGAAACTTTTTAAAGCATTCACAAATATAAATATTCAAGAATTCACGATAAAATTACGCAATAAAAATTTAATTCTCAATCAAGACACAAAATTAATGGCAATAATAAATTTAACGCCTGACTCATTCTACGAACACAGCAGGATAAACGAGTCAAATATTTTAAATCAGGCTCAAAAATTTTTGTCAGAAGGCGCGGCGATTCTCGATTTAGGAGCGGAGTCAACACGTCCCGGGGCAAACGCAGTCACTCAGGATCAAGAAATTTCACGGCTTATTCCGGCGTTAAAAATTTTGCGCAAAGAATTCCCGGATATAATAATCTCTGTAGACACTTATAAAGCTAACACCGCAAAAATCGCAGTTAGTGAGGGAGCAGATATTATTAACGATATTAGCGGCTTTGCTTTTGATAATAACATGCTGAAAACTTTATCAGAATTAAATACGAGCTATATACTTTCACACACAGAAGGGACTCCGGGGAATATGCGCGATTATGAAGGCCACGAAAATATTATAGACGACTTAATAAATTATTTTGCCGGAAAAATTAACATTCTAAAAGAGTCAGGCTTCACGGGGGATATTATATTAGATCCGGGACTGGGATTTGCTAAATCTTCACGCGATAATCTTACAATAATAAAGCATATAGAGAGCTTGAAAATTTTCGGACTTCCTATTTTAGTCGGACATTCTCGCAAAAGATTCACGGGCGGAAGTTTGGCGGGGACTCTTGCTGTAACGAGTCTGCTTTCAGGGCGGGTGAGTCTCCTGCGAGTCCATGACGTTAAGGAAAATCACGAGGCTTTATTAATTGCTAAGGACGTGAACGAGTCAAATTTTTAG
- a CDS encoding glycosyltransferase family 8 protein, whose translation AQRPTPNLHACPNLGERIHVALAVHDPSGTYSQHAGVTMTSIFENTSSPVTIHLLHDETLTQDNREKFIRTAQKYSQEINFHDMTEYSDNFTDEVKKFSKKLTIAAYYRTFIPQILNNLNKAIYLDCDIVVNLDIRELWDIDLENKSLGGVLDVIVYEFSNLSVRNIELKLCGIDKRKYINSGVLLMNIKKINAGGNFFKRVIQWKKQYNSITPTVDVDQDAINAIFKGDIKILDSKFNMYDLSQNISDSVVHMHSGKPWEGFTGREHEKIYWRMYLKSAWGEDITIHDFIDKLAQINISSAHYIHPGGGQCVKRLINSLKIRLPSILYILTVPCMFIKYFIVQVKYKFSR comes from the coding sequence CGCCCAACGCCCAACGCCCAACCTGCACGCATGTCCAAATTTAGGTGAAAGAATTCACGTAGCACTAGCAGTACACGATCCTTCAGGGACTTATTCACAGCACGCAGGAGTAACAATGACATCAATTTTTGAGAATACTTCAAGCCCGGTAACAATTCATTTATTGCATGACGAGACATTGACTCAAGACAACCGAGAAAAATTTATCAGGACAGCACAGAAATATTCGCAGGAAATAAATTTTCATGATATGACAGAGTATAGTGATAATTTCACAGATGAAGTAAAAAAATTTTCCAAGAAATTAACTATAGCTGCTTACTACAGAACATTTATCCCGCAAATATTGAATAATTTAAACAAGGCAATTTATCTTGATTGCGATATTGTTGTAAATCTTGATATACGCGAATTATGGGATATTGACTTAGAAAATAAGTCTCTCGGCGGAGTTCTTGATGTAATTGTTTATGAATTTTCTAATTTGTCAGTACGGAATATAGAATTAAAATTATGCGGTATTGATAAAAGAAAATATATTAATTCAGGTGTACTCTTAATGAATATTAAGAAAATTAACGCGGGCGGAAATTTTTTCAAAAGAGTTATACAATGGAAGAAACAGTATAATTCTATAACTCCTACTGTAGATGTAGATCAGGACGCTATAAATGCAATTTTTAAGGGAGATATTAAAATTTTAGACTCCAAATTTAATATGTATGACCTCTCGCAAAATATTTCAGATTCTGTTGTCCATATGCATAGCGGGAAGCCGTGGGAAGGTTTTACAGGCAGAGAGCACGAAAAAATTTACTGGCGCATGTATCTAAAAAGTGCATGGGGAGAAGACATTACTATACATGATTTCATTGATAAATTAGCACAAATTAATATATCTTCAGCTCATTATATTCACCCAGGGGGCGGTCAATGTGTCAAGCGTCTAATAAATTCACTAAAAATTAGATTGCCTAGTATACTTTATATTCTCACAGTGCCATGTATGTTTATAAAATATTTTATTGTTCAGGTTAAATATAAATTTTCGCGCTAA